A part of Helicobacter fennelliae genomic DNA contains:
- the ftsY gene encoding signal recognition particle-docking protein FtsY, with the protein MFDFWTKTTSHLSKILGAPQQKITQEELENTLIESDMDYDLVQKVLSRTSKSPSRAEVDVALHNLFRGETQNEKLQLQHITTKPLVELIIGVNGAGKTTTIAKLTKIYLTQHQSVLLGAGDTFRAAASEQLMLWAQKLGVNLIATTQGSDPSAVAYDTIKAAIARKIDRVIIDTAGRLHNQVNLKKELEKIDRICAKALDNQPFRKILVLDGTQGSAAINQAKIFSQTIHIDGVIVTKLDGTSKGGAIFSIINELKIPILFLGIGEGENDLVPFDEQMYINGLLDCIFGQNNGKEK; encoded by the coding sequence ATGTTTGATTTTTGGACCAAAACAACCTCTCATCTCTCTAAGATTCTAGGCGCGCCTCAGCAAAAAATCACGCAAGAAGAGCTAGAAAATACATTGATAGAATCTGATATGGATTATGATTTAGTGCAAAAAGTATTATCGCGCACTTCAAAGTCGCCCTCTCGCGCAGAAGTTGATGTCGCATTGCATAATCTCTTTCGCGGTGAGACGCAAAATGAAAAACTCCAACTCCAGCATATCACTACTAAACCGCTTGTAGAGCTTATCATCGGGGTAAATGGCGCGGGCAAAACAACCACCATTGCTAAGCTTACCAAAATATATCTCACACAACATCAAAGCGTGCTGCTTGGAGCAGGCGATACATTTCGTGCAGCCGCAAGCGAGCAGCTTATGTTATGGGCGCAAAAGCTTGGCGTAAATCTCATCGCTACCACGCAAGGCTCTGATCCTTCGGCAGTGGCTTATGATACGATAAAAGCTGCCATTGCGCGCAAAATTGATCGAGTAATCATCGATACAGCAGGTAGATTGCATAATCAAGTCAATCTCAAAAAAGAGCTTGAAAAAATTGACAGAATCTGTGCTAAAGCACTTGATAATCAGCCATTTCGAAAGATTCTCGTGCTTGATGGGACGCAAGGCTCAGCAGCTATCAATCAAGCCAAAATCTTTAGCCAAACAATCCACATTGATGGCGTTATCGTAACAAAGCTTGATGGCACGAGCAAAGGTGGCGCGATTTTTAGCATTATCAATGAGCTTAAGATTCCGATACTTTTTCTTGGTATCGGTGAGGGGGAGAATGATTTAGTGCCTTTTGATGAGCAGATGTATATCAATGGGCTTTTAGATTGCATTTTTGGTCAAAACAATGGCAAAGAAAAATAG
- the radA gene encoding DNA repair protein RadA yields MAKKNSLFECQFCGWQTTKWLGKCPECGSWESLIELNDSQKQILKALTPNAKTNTPTAITEVKSEKNIFFTSYQEEFDVVLGGGIVPGGLYLIGGSPGVGKSTLLLKVAGLLAKHNHNVLYVSGEESAGQICLRAQRLDCIHPKLFLLNEINLDSIKNALLNEPYELCVIDSIQTLYAPSITSAPGSISQVREITFELMRLAKEHNIAIFIIGHITKEGSIAGPKILEHMVDCVLYFEGDSSREFRILRGFKNRFGTTSEIGIFEMNANGLNSVKDIQKVFFQKRKPVAGSAITVLLEGSRALVIEIQALVSESYGNARRQSTGFDVNRLNMLLALLERKLEIPLNRYDVFINVAGGIKITEPSADLCVVAAIISSFRNRPLSVESVFIGEVSLTGDVRDVSNLDIRIKEIQNYGLNKAIVPKKPSFKTDVKCFEVGEVSKVLEWM; encoded by the coding sequence ATGGCAAAGAAAAATAGTCTTTTTGAGTGTCAGTTTTGCGGTTGGCAAACTACAAAGTGGCTTGGGAAATGCCCAGAATGTGGAAGTTGGGAAAGTCTTATTGAGCTTAATGACTCTCAAAAGCAGATTCTCAAAGCCCTTACACCAAATGCAAAAACAAATACCCCAACTGCAATCACAGAAGTCAAAAGCGAGAAAAATATTTTTTTTACTTCATATCAAGAAGAATTTGATGTGGTGCTTGGCGGTGGCATTGTTCCGGGCGGGTTGTATTTGATTGGTGGAAGTCCGGGAGTTGGCAAATCAACGCTTTTGCTTAAAGTTGCTGGATTGCTTGCTAAGCACAATCACAATGTCTTATATGTCAGTGGTGAAGAGAGTGCAGGGCAGATTTGCCTCCGCGCCCAAAGGCTTGATTGCATACACCCAAAGCTTTTTTTGCTCAATGAAATCAATCTTGATAGCATTAAAAATGCCCTCTTAAATGAGCCATATGAGCTGTGCGTGATTGATTCTATCCAGACACTTTATGCACCCTCGATCACTTCAGCCCCGGGATCTATCTCGCAAGTTAGAGAGATCACTTTTGAGCTTATGCGTTTGGCAAAAGAGCACAATATCGCGATTTTTATCATCGGGCATATCACAAAAGAAGGCTCGATTGCAGGACCAAAGATTTTGGAGCATATGGTTGATTGTGTGTTGTATTTTGAGGGTGATTCAAGCAGGGAGTTTCGGATTCTTAGGGGGTTTAAAAATCGCTTTGGCACGACAAGTGAGATTGGGATTTTTGAGATGAATGCAAATGGACTCAATAGCGTAAAAGACATTCAAAAAGTCTTTTTTCAAAAGCGAAAGCCTGTAGCAGGAAGTGCGATCACTGTGCTTTTAGAGGGCTCTCGGGCATTGGTGATTGAGATTCAGGCATTAGTGAGTGAAAGCTATGGCAATGCGCGTCGTCAAAGCACAGGCTTTGATGTAAATCGCTTAAATATGCTGCTTGCATTGCTAGAGCGCAAGCTTGAGATTCCGCTTAATCGCTATGATGTGTTTATCAATGTCGCGGGCGGGATTAAAATCACTGAACCAAGTGCTGATTTATGCGTTGTCGCGGCGATTATTTCAAGCTTTCGGAATCGCCCATTATCAGTTGAGAGTGTATTTATCGGTGAGGTGAGCCTCACAGGCGATGTGCGCGATGTGAGTAATCTTGACATCAGAATCAAAGAAATCCAAAACTATGGACTCAATAAAGCCATAGTGCCTAAAAAGCCAAGCTTTAAGACTGATGTGAAGTGTTTTGAGGTTGGGGAGGTGAGTAAGGTTTTGGAATGGATGTAG
- a CDS encoding YhcH/YjgK/YiaL family protein, whose product MAFISQLDSAHIIFTTLKKSAAHTLYAYLKEALTPQSEIYTRILGTYGECKFEIGEGMIAIEQSYTLKAESSAFFESHQRYIDFQLLVQGEELFYIAHSQCATIHTSYNPQKDLSVWDYPSAYSILHFMPRTLGVFMPYDIHAGGLGAETLQIERVYKSVVKVPIEILIRH is encoded by the coding sequence ATGGCTTTTATCTCGCAGTTAGATTCTGCACATATCATCTTTACAACGCTTAAAAAAAGTGCAGCACATACGCTTTATGCCTATCTCAAAGAAGCCCTAACGCCACAAAGTGAGATTTATACGCGCATTCTTGGAACTTATGGCGAGTGTAAATTTGAGATTGGAGAGGGAATGATAGCAATCGAGCAATCCTACACACTCAAAGCAGAATCTAGCGCGTTTTTTGAATCACATCAGCGATATATTGATTTTCAGCTTCTTGTGCAGGGTGAGGAATTGTTTTATATTGCGCATTCTCAATGCGCTACTATACACACCTCGTATAATCCACAAAAAGATTTGAGTGTTTGGGATTATCCGAGTGCGTATTCTATTTTGCATTTTATGCCACGCACATTGGGCGTATTTATGCCTTATGATATACATGCTGGCGGGCTTGGGGCAGAGACTTTGCAGATAGAGCGCGTCTATAAAAGCGTTGTGAAAGTTCCGATTGAAATATTAATAAGGCATTAA
- a CDS encoding DUF2147 domain-containing protein, translating to MKKVLFLMIATLSLRAVDVDGFYKVPNFLMYKGAYVYAFNYHGQMLAYGVANLNNTPAKKDTCNPNKKLRTRSDKGVIFLKDLRISNTKLEGGISYNFQDCFQYYTKGEILQNGDLKLTFSLDSTFVFAKSVIWHRLSESEIKELHLEPFSFDEVIKTLQDK from the coding sequence ATGAAAAAAGTTTTATTTTTGATGATCGCCACTTTGAGTCTGCGGGCAGTTGATGTTGATGGATTCTACAAAGTGCCAAACTTTTTGATGTATAAGGGAGCGTATGTGTATGCTTTTAATTATCATGGACAAATGCTTGCTTATGGGGTCGCAAATCTCAATAACACACCTGCCAAAAAAGATACATGCAATCCAAATAAAAAATTACGCACTAGAAGTGATAAGGGCGTGATATTTCTTAAAGACTTGAGGATTAGCAACACAAAACTAGAAGGTGGCATATCATATAATTTTCAAGATTGCTTTCAGTATTACACCAAAGGTGAAATCTTGCAAAATGGAGATTTGAAGCTAACTTTTTCTTTGGATTCTACATTTGTGTTTGCAAAAAGTGTGATTTGGCATAGATTAAGCGAATCAGAAATAAAAGAGCTTCATTTGGAGCCATTTTCTTTTGATGAGGTTATAAAAACATTGCAAGATAAGTAG
- a CDS encoding PP0621 family protein → MKILIIAVLLIVLVYCISRALRLPSQPPKKEEEMIQCEKCGTYVLKNEAIKYSGKYFCSKECL, encoded by the coding sequence ATGAAAATTCTTATTATTGCGGTTTTGCTTATTGTGCTGGTGTATTGTATTAGTAGGGCATTGAGACTTCCATCTCAACCCCCAAAAAAAGAAGAAGAGATGATCCAATGCGAAAAATGTGGCACTTATGTGCTGAAAAATGAAGCAATCAAATATAGCGGCAAATATTTTTGCTCCAAAGAATGCTTATAG
- the rsmG gene encoding 16S rRNA (guanine(527)-N(7))-methyltransferase RsmG produces MNLSTLAPYIDKNLDLQTIKQNLNLYTTILLEWNQTHNLTGAQSAQDIQKNIIDSLYPLCFLRDFELCLDVGSGAGFPAIALAIAKPKQEFILSEPRAKRAAFLLFVKQKLKLHNIHIEKKSIQEIHTKADLITSRAVMPTSKLLHLCSKNLTHNGYYLLYKGELSATLPNNLKSQIFKRDERIYLYIKGEI; encoded by the coding sequence ATGAATCTCTCCACGCTTGCACCATACATAGACAAAAATCTTGATTTGCAAACCATAAAGCAAAATCTTAATCTCTACACTACTATTTTGCTTGAATGGAATCAAACGCACAATCTCACAGGCGCACAAAGCGCACAAGACATACAAAAAAACATCATCGATTCACTCTATCCGCTTTGTTTTTTGCGAGATTTTGAGCTATGCCTTGATGTCGGAAGTGGGGCTGGATTTCCTGCGATTGCGCTTGCTATCGCTAAACCAAAGCAAGAATTTATCCTTAGCGAGCCACGCGCCAAAAGAGCAGCGTTTTTGCTATTTGTCAAGCAAAAACTCAAACTCCACAATATCCACATCGAAAAAAAATCCATCCAAGAAATACACACAAAAGCTGATCTCATCACTTCAAGAGCAGTAATGCCTACATCAAAACTCCTGCATCTTTGTAGCAAAAACTTAACACATAATGGGTATTATCTGCTATATAAAGGTGAGCTATCAGCGACCCTGCCAAACAATCTCAAATCTCAAATATTCAAAAGAGATGAGAGAATCTATCTGTATATCAAAGGAGAGATATGA
- the queA gene encoding tRNA preQ1(34) S-adenosylmethionine ribosyltransferase-isomerase QueA produces the protein MYAKSSHNAPKHLNSYDLNTNDVSDFALANYDYTLPSHCIASYPANPKESAKLLIYNRLDKSIIHSDFYHLFDFIPKDSTIILNDTRVIKARIYGTKQSGGKSEILFHYFLDLADTAMSATHTIAICQVRNSAPNGTIISLSNGYVAKVIDTFRQSYKQIIFYHHDVPMHQAQVFEMLESIGQIPLPPYIKRHVEAQDSAQYQSVFAKHNGSIAAPTASLHFSKSMLASLKAHFTLSYVTLHIGAGTFFGVESSDIRNHHIHSESLFISKQNANLIYNAKKILCIGTTAMRSVECLARANHNPSQDFSAQCNLFLHPGNKPIKTDYLLTNFHLPKSTLIMLVASMIGIKECQRVYQEALKNSYRFFSYGDGMLIL, from the coding sequence ATGTATGCAAAATCCTCACATAACGCTCCAAAACATTTGAATAGCTATGATTTGAATACTAATGATGTGAGTGATTTTGCGCTTGCAAATTATGACTACACTCTGCCTAGCCATTGTATCGCCTCCTATCCTGCCAACCCCAAAGAATCCGCAAAACTGCTAATTTACAATCGCCTTGACAAAAGTATTATTCATAGTGATTTTTATCATTTGTTTGATTTTATCCCAAAGGATTCTACAATTATCCTCAATGATACGCGTGTCATCAAAGCCAGAATCTATGGCACAAAGCAAAGCGGTGGAAAAAGCGAGATTTTGTTTCATTATTTTCTTGATCTTGCTGATACTGCGATGTCTGCCACGCATACCATAGCGATTTGCCAAGTGCGCAATTCCGCACCAAATGGCACAATCATTTCTCTCTCAAATGGCTATGTCGCAAAAGTTATCGATACTTTTAGGCAAAGTTATAAGCAAATTATTTTCTATCATCATGATGTGCCCATGCATCAAGCTCAAGTGTTTGAAATGCTAGAATCCATAGGGCAGATTCCGCTTCCACCATACATCAAACGTCATGTAGAAGCGCAAGATAGCGCGCAATACCAAAGTGTGTTTGCCAAGCATAATGGCTCAATCGCCGCTCCGACAGCCTCCTTGCACTTTTCTAAATCGATGCTTGCGTCCCTCAAAGCCCATTTTACGCTTTCTTATGTTACGCTTCATATCGGTGCAGGGACATTTTTTGGGGTAGAATCTAGCGACATTCGCAATCACCATATCCATTCAGAATCCCTTTTTATCTCTAAGCAAAATGCAAATCTCATCTACAATGCCAAAAAAATTTTATGCATAGGCACAACTGCTATGCGTAGCGTGGAATGCCTAGCGCGTGCAAATCACAATCCATCGCAGGATTTTAGCGCGCAATGTAATTTATTTTTGCACCCGGGCAATAAACCAATAAAAACTGATTATTTGCTGACAAATTTTCATCTTCCCAAATCAACACTCATTATGCTTGTCGCATCTATGATCGGAATCAAAGAATGCCAAAGAGTCTATCAAGAAGCCCTCAAAAACTCATATCGATTTTTTAGCTATGGCGATGGAATGCTTATTTTATGA
- the tatC gene encoding twin-arginine translocase subunit TatC: MFEDLKPHLQDLRKRLMISCSAVIASFIVCFAFWKPIFVFIEAPIKMAFNSQVQGTLMQLTPLEGIFSAMSVALLAAITITTPILFWQIWLFVAPGLYKNEKKIILPFVFFGSTMFALGALFAYYIIFPFMIKYILMFGNDMFEANISIESYVSFFIRVILGFGISFELPVLAYFLAKVGLITDKTLKGFFKYAVVIIFIIAAIITPPDPFSQLLMAIPLVGLYGFAIVIAHFVNPASKDSDTTDTTAPLSPKK, from the coding sequence ATGTTTGAAGATCTCAAGCCTCATTTACAAGATTTAAGAAAACGACTGATGATTTCTTGTAGTGCTGTGATTGCATCTTTTATTGTTTGTTTTGCTTTTTGGAAGCCTATTTTTGTATTCATCGAAGCACCCATAAAAATGGCATTTAATAGTCAAGTGCAAGGCACACTTATGCAGCTTACGCCACTTGAGGGTATTTTTTCTGCGATGAGTGTCGCTCTTCTTGCAGCTATTACAATAACCACGCCGATTTTGTTTTGGCAGATTTGGCTTTTTGTCGCGCCCGGACTTTACAAAAACGAGAAAAAAATCATTCTGCCATTTGTGTTTTTTGGAAGCACGATGTTTGCATTAGGTGCGCTCTTTGCGTATTACATTATTTTTCCTTTTATGATTAAATACATTTTGATGTTTGGAAATGATATGTTTGAGGCAAATATCTCCATAGAAAGTTATGTGAGCTTTTTTATACGCGTGATTTTAGGATTTGGAATCTCATTTGAATTGCCCGTTTTGGCATATTTTTTGGCAAAGGTTGGGCTGATTACTGATAAGACACTAAAAGGATTTTTTAAATACGCAGTGGTGATTATCTTTATCATCGCAGCTATCATCACGCCCCCTGATCCATTCTCACAACTTCTAATGGCTATCCCGCTTGTTGGGCTTTATGGCTTTGCGATTGTGATTGCGCATTTTGTCAATCCCGCATCTAAAGATTCTGATACCACAGATACCACAGCTCCGCTAAGCCCCAAAAAGTAG
- a CDS encoding F0F1 ATP synthase subunit A, which translates to MEERLFTIAGLFSSDHHFIVAFYTILCAIVTVVVAKMATRNMRVIPNGLQNLYEATMSGMLYMAKDVIGEDKARKYFPLAGTIGFYVFYCNIIGIIPGFEAPTSSWDFTLVLALIVFFYYHFEGIRTQGVIRYFAHFMGPVKWLAPLMFPIEIISHLSRIISLSFRLFGNIKGDDMFLLVMLMLVPWLVPIAPFAILTFMALLQAFVFMILTYVYLAGAVLADEEGH; encoded by the coding sequence ATGGAAGAGAGACTTTTTACAATCGCAGGGCTTTTTAGCTCTGATCATCACTTTATTGTTGCATTCTATACCATATTGTGTGCGATTGTTACGGTTGTTGTCGCAAAAATGGCTACGCGAAATATGCGCGTGATACCAAATGGCTTGCAAAATCTCTACGAAGCCACGATGAGTGGTATGCTTTATATGGCTAAAGATGTGATCGGTGAAGATAAAGCGCGCAAATATTTTCCATTGGCAGGCACGATTGGTTTTTATGTGTTTTATTGCAATATCATAGGCATTATTCCGGGTTTTGAAGCTCCGACATCAAGCTGGGATTTTACTTTGGTACTTGCATTGATTGTGTTTTTTTATTATCACTTTGAAGGTATCCGCACACAAGGTGTGATCCGCTATTTTGCACACTTTATGGGTCCTGTCAAATGGCTTGCACCACTAATGTTTCCAATCGAAATCATCTCTCACCTCTCAAGAATCATCTCTCTTTCGTTTCGTCTTTTTGGAAACATCAAAGGTGATGATATGTTTTTGCTTGTTATGCTTATGCTCGTGCCATGGCTCGTGCCAATCGCGCCTTTTGCGATTTTGACTTTTATGGCATTGTTGCAGGCGTTTGTATTTATGATCCTCACTTATGTGTATTTAGCAGGTGCAGTCCTTGCAGATGAAGAGGGGCATTGA
- a CDS encoding class I SAM-dependent methyltransferase has protein sequence MELTQIYNKNFYGKPAGSNPSAEEILSYVDTLLHPKSVIDVGCGVGSWLKAWQDINPNIAIAGIDGNEVVSQFPYISSESYKQVDLTQNYQITLQEVCKTFSNVIDSSSKNALGGGAENNTIENKIDSSALDSANSKYSTQSKDSKPQKPFALAQSIEVAEHLYAQYAQNLIDLLTSLSDIVLFSAAIPYQGGTHHVNEQPPIYWAKLFAKKDFVCFDILRDRFWENTKIAPCYRQNMMIYVHKSKIDMFKDFSPTTNPLYIIIPEIWEMYLKSYTQMKTAYSKMLCIRFRRFVGKILRALKLRK, from the coding sequence ATGGAACTCACTCAAATTTACAATAAAAATTTCTATGGAAAACCAGCTGGTTCTAATCCTTCCGCAGAAGAGATCTTAAGCTATGTTGATACACTTTTGCACCCAAAAAGTGTGATTGATGTAGGCTGTGGCGTAGGCTCTTGGCTCAAAGCATGGCAGGATATAAACCCAAATATAGCAATCGCTGGAATCGATGGCAATGAAGTGGTTTCACAATTTCCATACATTTCAAGTGAATCTTACAAACAAGTCGATCTAACTCAAAATTATCAAATCACCTTACAAGAAGTTTGCAAAACATTTTCAAATGTAATAGATTCTAGCTCTAAAAACGCGCTTGGGGGGGGGGCAGAGAATAATACAATAGAAAATAAGATAGATTCTAGCGCATTAGATTCTGCCAACTCTAAATACTCTACACAATCTAAAGACTCAAAACCACAAAAACCATTTGCCTTAGCTCAAAGTATCGAAGTAGCCGAGCATCTTTACGCACAATATGCGCAAAATCTCATTGATTTGCTGACTTCACTTTCAGATATTGTGCTTTTTTCAGCAGCTATTCCTTATCAAGGTGGCACACACCATGTCAATGAACAACCGCCAATATATTGGGCGAAACTTTTTGCCAAAAAAGATTTTGTGTGTTTTGATATTTTGCGAGATAGATTCTGGGAGAATACTAAAATAGCTCCATGTTATCGGCAAAACATGATGATTTATGTGCATAAAAGCAAGATAGATATGTTTAAAGACTTTAGCCCAACGACAAATCCGCTATATATTATCATTCCAGAAATTTGGGAAATGTATCTTAAATCTTATACTCAAATGAAAACAGCATATAGCAAAATGCTTTGTATTCGATTTAGAAGATTTGTAGGCAAGATTCTAAGGGCACTCAAGCTACGAAAGTGA
- a CDS encoding acyl-CoA dehydrogenase family protein, with protein MSTQKTTKLTQDALKNLSKRRVQIHAGEYPSEILHTFGASGLYGAFKQKGALGLKDALKSVQEISKVCGNTGFCVWAQQSLLWYILNSCNATSAQQELFKALSSGEILGGTGLSNPFKALAGLESIRLIAKRTKGGILLNGTLAFVSNLAFGHYFAVIARLDSSEDCAGKDSVNKDSASKDSAGADSKSALTPDSCIMAIVRCDEDLKLKNIAPFCAYEGSGTYACVFKDYFVSSEWILSDPASAILPKISAGFVALQCGMGLGMSESALEGLEKKCFFPKETLQARLDSLKEQIYALTEVIYSKNALKSVLKLKLKLIALLQELVNANVIQSGASGYFQGAKASKLSNESAFFSIISPSYGHIQKLLES; from the coding sequence ATGAGCACCCAAAAAACTACAAAGCTGACACAAGATGCGCTTAAAAACCTTAGCAAAAGGCGCGTGCAAATCCACGCAGGCGAGTATCCTAGCGAGATACTCCACACTTTTGGTGCAAGCGGGCTTTATGGCGCATTTAAGCAAAAAGGTGCTTTAGGCTTAAAAGACGCGCTTAAGAGCGTGCAAGAAATCTCAAAAGTCTGTGGCAACACGGGCTTTTGCGTCTGGGCGCAACAGAGCCTGCTTTGGTATATCCTTAACTCTTGCAACGCCACAAGCGCGCAACAAGAGCTTTTTAAGGCTTTAAGCAGCGGGGAGATTCTGGGTGGCACGGGGCTTTCAAACCCTTTCAAAGCCCTAGCTGGCTTAGAATCTATCCGCCTGATCGCAAAGCGCACAAAGGGCGGGATTTTGCTTAATGGCACGCTTGCCTTTGTCTCAAACCTAGCATTCGGGCATTATTTTGCTGTGATTGCGCGCTTAGATTCTAGCGAGGATTGCGCAGGTAAAGATTCTGTAAATAAAGACTCTGCAAGCAAAGATTCTGCGGGCGCGGATTCTAAAAGCGCGCTCACGCCTGATTCATGCATCATGGCAATCGTGCGCTGCGATGAGGATCTCAAGCTAAAAAACATTGCGCCATTTTGCGCCTATGAGGGCTCAGGGACCTATGCCTGCGTATTTAAGGACTATTTTGTGAGCAGTGAATGGATTTTAAGCGACCCCGCAAGCGCAATTTTGCCCAAAATCAGTGCTGGCTTTGTCGCGTTGCAGTGCGGTATGGGGCTAGGAATGAGTGAGAGTGCGCTTGAAGGTTTAGAGAAAAAATGCTTTTTTCCTAAAGAAACCCTACAGGCACGATTAGATTCTCTCAAAGAGCAAATTTATGCACTCACGGAGGTGATTTATTCTAAAAATGCCCTAAAGAGTGTGCTAAAGCTTAAACTAAAACTCATCGCACTTTTGCAAGAGCTAGTAAATGCAAATGTCATACAAAGTGGTGCTAGCGGATATTTTCAAGGTGCAAAGGCAAGCAAACTCTCAAATGAAAGCGCGTTTTTTAGTATCATTAGCCCAAGTTATGGACATATACAAAAGCTCTTAGAATCTTAA
- a CDS encoding OsmC family protein, whose product MEKVIPTSCTRLDPIDKAGLDALIKDGKANPEVIKTLKCKTVAEGKFRHANYIRNLPAYIVDEPPTLLGDDTAPNPSEAVLAALGSCLAVGIHANAIAQDIVITKLELELEGDLNITAVWGTGDLSKDKPLGFTQVRVKVNLESNASKEVQEKLIAHATKYSPVANTILRAVDLDIKS is encoded by the coding sequence ATGGAAAAAGTAATCCCAACAAGCTGCACGAGGCTAGACCCAATCGATAAGGCAGGGCTAGATGCGCTCATTAAAGATGGCAAGGCAAACCCAGAGGTGATAAAAACGCTCAAGTGTAAAACCGTGGCTGAGGGCAAATTCCGCCACGCAAACTATATCCGCAATCTGCCCGCTTACATAGTCGATGAGCCGCCAACCCTGCTTGGCGATGACACCGCGCCAAACCCAAGCGAAGCAGTGCTAGCCGCACTTGGCAGCTGCCTAGCAGTGGGCATCCACGCCAATGCGATAGCCCAAGATATTGTGATAACAAAGCTTGAACTTGAACTTGAGGGCGACCTTAATATCACCGCAGTCTGGGGCACAGGGGATCTCTCAAAGGACAAACCGCTAGGATTCACTCAGGTGCGCGTGAAAGTCAATCTTGAATCAAACGCCTCAAAAGAGGTGCAAGAGAAGCTCATAGCACACGCCACGAAATATTCGCCCGTGGCAAACACGATTTTGCGCGCAGTGGATTTAGACATAAAGAGCTAA
- a CDS encoding ABC transporter ATP-binding protein, whose translation MNIIEINNCSKIYGTQKVLDGVNLDIKEGEFITLLGASGCGKSTLLNIIGGFEGFDGGEVRVQGKSFTRQCDNNLCVKVFQDYALLEWKSALDNVAFALKAAKGLDSKAARLKAREYLELTHLLGFENRYPRELSGGQKQRVSLARALSVQPKILLLDEPFSALDNFTRNSLQEELLKISQSLGATFVFVTHDIEEAIFLGSRVIILSPVRKNIIADLPINIDKSERNSLEFLNLKYEIAWLLKAHRFRLEYVI comes from the coding sequence ATGAATATCATTGAAATCAACAACTGCTCAAAAATCTATGGCACGCAAAAGGTGCTTGATGGGGTCAATCTTGACATCAAAGAGGGCGAGTTTATCACGTTGCTTGGGGCGAGCGGCTGCGGGAAAAGCACGCTTTTAAACATCATTGGCGGGTTTGAGGGCTTTGATGGTGGGGAAGTGCGCGTGCAGGGCAAGAGCTTTACGCGCCAATGCGATAATAACCTCTGTGTCAAGGTCTTTCAAGATTACGCACTTTTGGAGTGGAAAAGCGCGCTTGATAATGTCGCTTTTGCGCTGAAAGCGGCAAAGGGGCTAGATTCTAAAGCAGCAAGGCTTAAGGCGCGCGAGTATTTGGAGCTCACACATTTGCTAGGCTTTGAAAATCGCTACCCAAGAGAGCTTAGCGGCGGGCAAAAGCAGCGCGTGAGCTTGGCGCGCGCCCTTAGCGTGCAGCCAAAGATTTTGTTGCTTGATGAGCCCTTTTCTGCGCTGGATAATTTCACGCGAAACAGCCTGCAAGAAGAGCTTTTAAAAATCTCTCAAAGCCTTGGGGCGACTTTTGTCTTTGTCACCCATGACATCGAAGAGGCGATTTTCCTAGGCTCGCGCGTGATTATCCTATCACCCGTGCGTAAAAACATCATCGCGGACTTGCCCATAAATATCGACAAGAGCGAGCGCAACAGCCTTGAGTTTTTGAATTTAAAATATGAAATCGCATGGCTACTAAAAGCGCACAGATTCCGCTTGGAGTATGTGATTTAG